From the genome of Verrucomicrobiaceae bacterium, one region includes:
- a CDS encoding arylsulfatase: protein MSRFFALCLALTSSLLAAERPNVVIILSDDLGWGSVGCYGADPALVSTPNIDRLAKEGRRFTDANTTSSVCSPTRYALMTGRYCWRTSLISEVLGTTAPLHIETTRLTIASLLKNQGYTSAAIGKWHLGYGTAEKCDYTQELKPGPLEIGFDYHFGVPANHGDLSGVYVEDHWVYGLDKQSPSSPSPPYITMGQQKGKSVKTLDLNAPKRVDENVMETLTDKLVDWIGQQSTEKPFFVYFTPVAVHNPITPSKQAAGKSKGGPFCDFIGDLDLSVGRVLDALDQRGLTQNTLVLFSSDNGGVNKPENANLVQTDAQKAGLKPVGPFRGGKHDVWEGGFRVPYLIRWPGHIPAGTICDETISIVDTLASIAAITGASLPKASEAAEDSHDVSKAWLAAPHPTPIRPDVIVHSADGNFAIRKGSHKWIEGIPADDIRPAAKKAHAIQFKPQLYDLQKDIAEATEISAQHPAIAQELATLLQRYRDGGYSREMPPADVKPKPRIPELPPLAHAEPIDISSYKGKGWTPREGALFGKADTKGATLTVPTTFTDGVIEFQILLGDADRHSLRIHTAGNAHSFRIVLSHAQLDIAINPPAKDQDTIQLAKQRVKFKSSDWQTLRLTFHGEELTAQFVGTTLKAKHPILAAAKAQLNFIAFEGEVGLRNARISPSAP, encoded by the coding sequence ATGTCTCGCTTTTTCGCCCTCTGCCTCGCACTCACTTCATCGCTGCTCGCTGCCGAGCGGCCAAACGTCGTCATCATCCTCAGTGACGATCTCGGCTGGGGCAGTGTGGGCTGCTACGGTGCCGACCCAGCGCTCGTCAGCACGCCAAACATCGACCGCCTCGCCAAAGAGGGCCGCCGCTTCACGGATGCGAACACGACCTCCTCCGTCTGCTCACCCACACGCTACGCACTCATGACGGGTCGCTACTGCTGGCGCACCTCCTTGATCAGCGAGGTGCTGGGCACCACCGCGCCACTGCACATCGAGACCACGCGACTCACCATAGCCTCCCTGCTCAAAAACCAGGGCTACACCAGCGCCGCCATCGGCAAGTGGCATCTCGGCTACGGCACCGCAGAGAAGTGTGATTACACCCAGGAGCTCAAGCCCGGCCCACTGGAAATCGGCTTCGATTACCACTTCGGCGTCCCGGCCAATCACGGTGATCTCAGCGGCGTCTATGTCGAGGATCACTGGGTTTATGGCTTGGACAAACAAAGCCCCTCCTCGCCTAGCCCGCCTTACATCACCATGGGCCAACAAAAGGGCAAAAGCGTCAAAACACTCGATCTCAATGCCCCCAAGCGAGTCGATGAAAACGTCATGGAAACCCTCACCGACAAGCTGGTGGATTGGATCGGCCAACAGAGCACGGAGAAGCCCTTTTTCGTCTATTTCACCCCCGTCGCCGTGCACAATCCCATCACGCCTTCCAAGCAAGCAGCGGGCAAAAGCAAAGGCGGGCCGTTTTGTGACTTCATCGGCGATTTAGACCTCAGTGTCGGCCGTGTACTCGATGCGCTCGATCAACGAGGCCTCACGCAAAACACCCTCGTCCTCTTCAGCAGCGACAACGGCGGCGTGAACAAGCCAGAGAACGCCAACCTCGTGCAAACCGATGCGCAGAAAGCCGGATTGAAGCCCGTGGGCCCCTTCCGTGGTGGGAAGCATGATGTGTGGGAGGGCGGCTTCCGCGTGCCCTACCTCATCCGCTGGCCCGGCCACATCCCCGCAGGCACCATCTGCGATGAGACCATCAGCATCGTCGATACACTCGCCAGCATCGCCGCTATCACTGGTGCATCCTTGCCAAAAGCCAGCGAAGCCGCCGAAGACAGCCATGATGTCTCCAAGGCCTGGCTCGCAGCCCCGCATCCCACACCCATCCGCCCCGATGTCATCGTCCACAGCGCCGATGGCAACTTCGCCATCCGCAAAGGCAGCCACAAATGGATCGAAGGCATCCCCGCAGATGACATACGGCCCGCAGCCAAAAAAGCCCACGCCATCCAGTTCAAACCCCAGCTCTACGACCTGCAAAAAGACATCGCCGAAGCGACCGAAATCTCCGCCCAGCATCCCGCCATCGCCCAAGAGCTCGCCACCCTGCTCCAGCGCTATCGCGACGGCGGCTACAGCCGCGAGATGCCACCAGCCGACGTGAAGCCCAAGCCACGCATCCCCGAGCTCCCACCACTCGCCCACGCCGAGCCCATCGACATCAGCTCCTACAAAGGCAAAGGCTGGACTCCCCGCGAAGGAGCCCTATTTGGCAAAGCAGACACCAAAGGAGCCACCCTCACCGTCCCTACCACCTTCACAGACGGCGTGATCGAGTTCCAGATCCTCCTCGGCGACGCCGATCGGCACTCCTTGCGCATCCACACCGCAGGAAATGCCCACAGCTTCCGCATCGTGCTCTCACACGCTCAGCTCGACATCGCCATCAATCCGCCCGCCAAAGACCAAGACACCATCCAGCTCGCCAAACAGCGAGTGAAGTTCAAATCCAGCGACTGGCAGACCTTGCGCCTCACCTTCCACGGCGAAGAACTCACCGCCCAATTTGTCGGCACAACGCTAAAAGCCAAGCACCCCATCCTCGCCGCCGCCAAAGCCCAGCTCAACTTCATCGCCTTCGAAGGCGAAGTCGGCCTGCGAAACGCCCGCATCAGCCCCTCAGCTCCCTGA
- a CDS encoding serpin family protein — translation MKRLTFALLSSLAVSASAATPETAAQAVNALGLDLHRQMPKEGNVCLSPYSIQSALGMTYLGASGVTQEEMARVLHLPKDKAAIGESFAALNKALEEARENSAKEVEQSKKYGGPAEALKLSVANRLFGQKGYEFRPAFLSGVKSHFGAPMELMNFIKDHDGSRREINGWVEKQTQKRIRDLIPQRGLSADTRLVLVNALYFKAAWSDDFNEQATAPMPFHANGAKSTIQVPTMGKQQHIQYLNGSGFQAVTLPYAGNDLHFLLIVPDDINGVSAVEKKLTPETLLACAKAEYREVILHLPKFKITPPTVPLGEVLQKMGMTTAFDKPTGSADFDAMAPKKTDDYLCISEVFHKTFIELDEKGTEAAAATAVVMMVVSAAPMEKPKPIELKADRPFLFAIQHAASGACLFFGRVSDPS, via the coding sequence ATGAAGCGCCTCACCTTCGCCCTGTTGTCGTCACTCGCCGTCTCTGCCTCCGCTGCCACACCTGAAACGGCCGCTCAGGCCGTCAATGCTCTCGGGCTCGATCTGCACCGGCAGATGCCAAAGGAGGGGAATGTGTGTCTTTCGCCGTACTCGATCCAGTCGGCGCTGGGGATGACGTATCTCGGGGCGAGTGGTGTGACGCAGGAGGAGATGGCGCGGGTGCTGCATTTGCCAAAGGACAAAGCAGCGATCGGAGAGTCGTTTGCGGCGCTGAATAAGGCTTTGGAAGAGGCGCGGGAGAATTCGGCGAAGGAGGTGGAGCAGTCGAAGAAGTATGGCGGGCCTGCGGAGGCGCTGAAGCTGAGTGTGGCGAATCGGCTTTTCGGCCAAAAGGGCTATGAATTCCGCCCAGCGTTCCTTTCGGGCGTGAAGAGCCACTTTGGAGCACCGATGGAGCTCATGAACTTCATCAAGGACCACGATGGTTCGCGGCGGGAGATCAATGGCTGGGTGGAAAAGCAGACGCAGAAGCGGATTCGCGACTTGATCCCCCAACGAGGCCTCAGTGCGGATACGCGGCTCGTTTTGGTGAATGCGCTCTATTTCAAAGCGGCTTGGTCAGATGACTTCAACGAGCAGGCGACGGCTCCGATGCCGTTTCACGCGAATGGAGCCAAATCGACGATCCAAGTGCCGACGATGGGCAAACAGCAGCACATTCAGTATTTGAACGGAAGCGGCTTCCAAGCGGTGACGCTGCCGTATGCGGGCAATGACCTGCATTTCCTGCTCATCGTGCCAGATGACATCAACGGCGTGTCAGCCGTGGAGAAGAAGTTAACGCCGGAAACGCTGCTGGCCTGCGCGAAAGCCGAGTATCGCGAGGTGATCCTGCATCTGCCGAAATTCAAGATCACCCCGCCCACGGTGCCGCTGGGCGAGGTGTTGCAAAAGATGGGCATGACGACCGCTTTCGACAAACCGACAGGAAGTGCGGATTTCGACGCGATGGCTCCCAAGAAGACGGACGACTACCTCTGCATCTCCGAGGTCTTCCACAAGACCTTCATCGAACTCGATGAAAAAGGCACCGAGGCCGCCGCAGCGACCGCAGTGGTGATGATGGTTGTGTCAGCAGCACCCATGGAGAAGCCAAAACCCATCGAACTCAAAGCCGACCGTCCGTTCCTCTTTGCCATCCAGCATGCAGCGAGTGGTGCGTGCCTCTTTTTCGGTCGAGTGAGTGATCCGAGCTGA